In Massilia sp. METH4, the genomic window GTCGCGACCTGCGGGCAGCCCTATACATGCCAGCACTTACAGCGATCAGAAAGAACCCGCTGTTAAGGGAATTTGCAAACCGGCTGCAGTCAACAGGCATGGCTAAGATGGCTGTCATCGCTGCCGTCATGCGCAAGCTCGTGCACCAGATGTACGGCGTCGTCCGCTCAGGAAAGCCATTTGACCCGAATCACATGGGCAAAAGGCTTGCGGGTGAACACGGTATCTGACCCCATGACACGGGCTCGGCCATGGCGGGTCAGTGCCCGGCGTTCGCGGGCTCCTTGAATGTGTCGAGCACGTAGTGGCTCATATTGTCGGCCAGCACCTGTTCGCCGATGAAGATCTTGCCGGCCTGTTCCTGGCGCAGCAGGTCGGCCTCCTCTTCGCTGTGGGTGCGCACGACGGTGCGGATATCGGGATTGAGGGTGCGCGCCGTTTCGATCATCGCGCGGACGTGGAACGTATCCGCCGTGGCGATGACGAGCATGCGCGCATGGGCGATGTGGGCCTGGATCAGCACGGCCGGCTCGCCCGCGTTGCCCGCCACGGCGGGGATGCCGTCGCGCCGCAGTTCGTCGACGAGCTCGCGGTTCTGTTCCGCCACGATGTAGTGGATGCCATGCTCGTTGAGCGTGCGGGCAATGTGGCGGCCGACGCGGCCATAGCCCACTAGCACTACCTGGCCGGACAGCTTGGTGCGCGCCGTGGTGGTAGGCAATTCCGCGAGCGGGTCGGCCGGCCGGTCGAATTTCGCCGCCAGCCGCGCGTTGCGGCCGAGCCAGCGCTCCAGCGGGCCGGTGGCCGCGAACACGAGCGGGTTCAGGGCGATCGAGATGATGGCGCCTGCCAGCAGCAGGCTCTGGCCCGCTTGCGGCATGAGCTTCAGCGAAATGCCCAGCGCGGCCAGGATGAACGAGAATTCGCCGATCTGTGCCAGGCTGGCCGAGACCATCAGCGCCGTCTTGGCCGGGTAGCGCAGCAGCACCACCAGCAGGAAGGCCGCCAGCGACTTGCCGAAGATGATGATGGCCACCACGGCCAGCAGTTGCAGCGGCTGCTCCAGGATGATGCCCGGTTCGAACAGCATGCCGACGGAGACGAAGAACAGCACCGCGAACGCGTCGCGCAGCGGCAGCGATTCCTGCGCCGCGCGGTGCGCCAGCGCCGATTCGCGCAGCACCATGCCGGCAAAGAAGGCGCCCAGCGCGAAGGAGATGCCGAACAGCTTGGTGGCGCCGTACGCGATGCCGACGGCGGCGGCGATCACGCACAGCGTAAACAGCTCACGCGAGCCGGTGCGCGCTACCTGCCACAGGATCCATGGAAACAGCTTGCGCCCCACCACCAGCATGAAGGCGACGAACACGGCCACCTTGCCCAGCGTGAGGGCCAGCGTCGTCCAGAGGTTCGCGCCGGGATCGACGCCGGCGGCCTCGCCGCCCAGCGAGGGCGCCAGCGCCGGCAGCAGCACCAGCACGATCACGGTGACGAGGTCTTCGACGACGAGCCAGCCGACGGCGATGCGGCCGTTGAAGGTGTCGAGGATGCCCCGCTCCTCCAGCGCGCGCAGCAGCACCACGGTGCTGGCGACGGATAGCGCCAGGCCGAACACGAGCCCGCCGCCGACCGGCCAGCCCCACCAGTGGGCCAGGCCCATGCCCATCGCGGTGGCGGCGGCGATCTGCAGCACGGCGCCGGGCAGCGCCACCTTGCGCACTTCCCACAGGTCATCCAGCGAGAAATGCAGCCCCACGCCGAACATCATCAGCATCACGCCGATCTCGGCAAGCTGGCCAGCCAGGGCGGCATCGGCAACGAAGCCGGGCGTGGCGGGACCGAGGAGGATGCCGGCGGCGAGATAGCCGACGAGGGCGGGGAGCTTGAGGCGGGCGGCGATGAAGCCGAGAACGAGGCCGAAGCCGAGGGCGGCGGCGATGGTGGTGATCAGGCTGACGTCATGGGGCATGCAAGCGGGGTTCCTTTCGGTGGAGTGCGAGGCGGCACATGCCGCCCCTTGCCGAAAGTATAAACGCGAGCCGCCCCGGGCCCGCGCCGTTTTTCCCGCTATTTGTCTTTTACACCTTGCGCACGACCACGCTGCCGATCGAGTAGCCGGCACCGAACGAGCAGATCACGCCATACGCGCCCGCCGGCAGGTCGTCCTGGTACTTGTGGAAGGCGATGATCGAACCGGCGGACGATGTATTGGCATACGTGTCCAGCACCACCGGCGCTTCTTCCGCCGTGGCATCGCGGCCGAGGATCAGGCGGGCGATCAGCTGGTTCATGTTCAGGTTGGCCTGGTGCAGCCAGTAGCGGCCGATCTGTTCGACCTGCAGGCCGGCGCTGGCGATCGAGTTCTTGATCATCTCGGCGGCCATCGGGCACACGTCCTTGAACACCTTGCGGCCCTGCTGCTTGAACAGCTTGTCGGGCTGGCCCACGCCGGCTTCGTCGAAGCGGTTCATGAAGCCGAAGTTGTTGCGGATATTGTTCGAGAACGACGTCTTGAGCTTCATGTCCACGATCTCGAACTGATGTTCCGACACGGCGGTATCGCGCGGCTCGATCACCATCGCCGTGCAGGCATCGCCAAAGATGAAATGGCTGTCGCGGTCGCGGTAGTCCAGGTGCCCGCTGGTGATTTCCGGATTGAGCACGAGCACGGCGCGCGCCTGGCCCGTCTGCACGGCCGTCGCGCCGGTCTGGATGCCGAAGGTGGCGGACGAGCAGGCCACGTTCATGTCGAAGCCGAAGCCGTCGATGCCCAGCGCCTGCTGCACCTCGATCGCCATGGCCGGGTAGGCGCGCTGCATGTTCGAGCAGGCCACGATCACCATGTCGATGTCCGACGGCTGGCGCTGCGCGCGTGCCAGCGCTTCCCTGGCGGCGGCGACGCAGATTTCCGCCTGCAGCGACAGTTCCTCGTTGGCGCGCTCGGGAATGCGCGGCGCCATCCGCGTCGGATCGAGGATGCCTTCCTTGTCCATTACATAGCGCGACTTGATGCCCGAGGCCTTTTCGATGAAGGCGGTGGACGAGGGCTCGAGCGCCGTGACGGTGCCGGCCTCGATGGCGGCCGCATGCTCGGCGTTGAACAGCTCCACGTAGGCGTTAAAGGCTTGCACCAGTTCTTCGTTCGAGATCGCGTGCGGCGGCGTGAACAGCCCGGTACCGCTGATAACGGCTTGTTTCATAAGCAAACTTTCGAATTCGTTAAGGGCGCAAGCGCCGCTGAGGCGCAGATTCTACCTGAGAAATAACATGGAAAACCGCATCGAAAATTGACGCAAAAAAACGACGCCCGTGGACGTCGTTGCGGTGCCGGCACATGGCCGCGGTCACTTCGCGGCCGCCTGCACGATTGCCGATTCCGGCTTGGCCGTCTGCACCGGCAAGCCTTTCAGGTGGTTCAGCGCCTGGGCCAGCTGGAAGTCCCCCGTGCCGCCGTACTCGAGCGGCTTGCGCTTTTTCTCCAGCGCCAGGATGCGCGCCTGTTCCTCCAGCTCGTCGCGGCGCTCCTTCGCGGCTTCTTCCTCGCGATCGTTGGCCAGGTGGCGCGTCAGGTCGGCTTCGCGCATGCGCAGCGCGTTCAGCCCGTCGCCATCGGGGTATTCGTTCACCAGCAGGTCGGGCACGATGCCCTTGGCCTGGATCGCGCGGCCGTGCGGCGTGTAGTAGCGCGCCGTGGTCAGCTTGAGCGCAGTGTCGGCCGTCAGCTGGCGGATCGTCTGCACCGAACCCTTGCCGAAGGTTTGCGTGCCGATGATCGTGGCGCGCTTGTAATCCTGCAGCGCGCCGGCCACGATCTCCGAGGCGGAGGCAGACCCGGTATTGACCAGCACGGCCAGCGGCACGCGCCGGACCGCTTCGGGCAGGCGCGCCAGCGGGTCGCTGTCGCTGCGCAGCGAGTAGTACTCGGCGCGGGCATAGTAAATCTGTTTCGAGTCCGGCAGCTGGCCGTTGGTGGACACCACCGGCGTATCCTTCGGGAGGAAGGCCGCGGCCACGCCGATCGCCCCCTGCAGCACGCCACCGGGATCGTTGCGCAGGTCGAGCACCATGCCCTTCAGGTTCGGTTCTTGCCGGTACAGCTCGGTGATCTTGGCGGCCAGGTCATCGACCGTGGGTTCCTGGAACTGGGCCACGCGCAGCCATGCATAGCCGGGCTCGACGATCTTGCCCTTCACGCTCTTCTGCAAGATTTCCTCGCGCACGAGGCTGAACGTGAGCGGCTGCGGCTCGTCCTCGCGCAGCACCGTCAGCGTGACCTTGCTGTGCGGTTCGCCGCGCATCTTCTTCACCGATTCGTCCAGCGACAGACCCTTCAGCGGCATCGAATCGAGGCGCGTGATGAGGTCGCCGGCCTTGATGCCGGCGCGGTAGGCGGGCGAGTCTTCGATGGGGGCCACGATACGGATATAGCCTTCATCGCTCTGGGCGATCTCGATGCCCAGGCCCACGAAGCGGCCTTGCGAGCCTTCGCGTAACTCGGCATAGGCTTTCTTGTCGAGGTAGGCCGAGTGCGGATCGAGCGAGGCGACCATGCCCGAGATGGCTTCGGTGAGCAGCTTCTTGTCCTCGACCTGTTCGACATAATCGGACTTGATCAGGCCATACACGTCGGCCAGCTGGCGCAACTCTTCCAGCGGCAGGGCAGGCTCCGCGGCGCGCTGCGCCATCGCCGAAAATTGCAGCGAGACGGCAATGCCGGCCACCACGCCAACGCCGACGAGGCCGGCGCTCTTCAGTTTCTTACCCATGTGATCGCCCTTCCTGACACGCAGCGGTCACTCGACGGCTGCCGGTCCAGTATAAACCCGATTTCCGCGGAATGTGGCGGCGGGTACGGCGGGGCGCGCATCGTTTGCGGGATTTTCAGCCCGGCTTGCCGGAACCGTTATCGCGCCGCCAACGTCGTGCCCGCCGAGGACTTGTACGGCCGCGTTAATGTGAGTTACCAATTGTAAGAATGCCGGAAAGCCATGAAATCGCGACCTACACTGGGCCCGTATTTCTCTCTACCCTGAAGTGGTTTTGGCCTGCGCCTCCAAGCGCAGGCTTTTTTTTGCACGGAGCATTCATGAATATGTGGAAGAAGGGCGCGGCCGCGCTGGCCGCCGCGCTGCTGGTGACGGGCACGGCAAGCGCGCTGCCGATGATGGAGATGCGTGCGCAGGACCTGCTGATGATGGCGCCCGCGCTGAAGGAGTCGCTGAAGCTTAATGCGAACCAGCAGACCTTGTGGCAGCAGACCGAAGGCAAGACGCGCACGCTGTTGCGCGAGCGGCAGTCGCGCACCGAGAGGATGCAGGCCGGCACCTTGCAGGTTCTGCAAGGCAAGGACGTCGAATTGCGCGACCTGGCGGGCGCGCTCGATGCGGAGAACGCCCTCCAGCAAGCCGAGGAAAAGCAGTTGCGCGAATGGTGGCTGACGGTGAACGACGCGCTCGACGAGACGCAGCGCCGCGCGGTGGCCGTGTTCCTCGCCGAGCAGTTGCAGCGCAAGCCGGAAGGGCCGGGCGGCGGCAATGGCGGGCCCCCGCGCGGCGAGGGCGGCGGTGGGGGACACCGCGGCGGCCCCGGCGGCATGGGTGGTGGTGCAGGCGGCGGGATCAGCATCGGCCGCTGACCTTCGGCGGCTACGAGAGTGCGCCGGCCGGCAACCTCGTGTACGCTAACGGATGAGGTCACGCGACACCGCGCGTGGCCCGAATCCAAGAGTCAACCCGGGACCGGCCCCCACGAAGGATCGCTCCCTTTTCCGAAAGCGGCCACGTGAAACGACACCTCCTTTCCACCCTCATCCTCGCCCTGTGCGGCGGCGCGGCCATCGCCGCCACCGCCGTGCCATCCTCCGGCATCGACACACAGTACATCGACCATGGCGTGCGCGTGCAAGACGATTTCTTCGAACACCTCAATGGCGGCTGGCTGAAGACGGCCGAGATCCCGGCCGACAAGGCGAGCTGGGGCTCGTTCATGAAGCTGCGCGACGACACGCTGCCTCAGCTGCGCGGCATCATCGAAGACCTGGCGAAGCAGAAGGGCTTGCAGGGCGACGAGCGGAAGATCGCCGACCTGTATGCCAGCTACATGGACGAGAAAAAGCTCGATGCGCTGGGGATCAAGCCGCTGCAGGCTGAGCTGGCGCGCATCGCCGCCGTGAAGGACAAGGCCGCCATTCCCGCGCTGGTCGCGCACCTGAACCGCCTCGGCGTGGTGACGCCGTACGCCGTGCGCGTCTCGCAGGATGCCCGGGAATCGTCGCGCTACGCCGTCTACGTGGCGCAAAGCGGCCTGGGCCTGCCGGACCGCGACTACTACCTGAAGAAGGACGACGCCAAGCTGGCCGACGCGCTCGCCAAGTACGAGCTGCACATCGCGAAGGTGCTGGCCTTGGCTGGACACAAGGATGCCGCGGCCCAGGCAAAGCACATCGTGGCGCTGGAAACGGCGCTGGCGCAGGCGCAGTGGACCAAGGTGGAAAACCGCGATCCCGTGAAGCGCCACAACAAGGTGCCGATCGACCAGCTGGCCGCGCTCGCACCCGGCTACGACTGGCAGGGCACGCTCGCCGCCGGCGGCATCGGCACCAGGACGGCTCAGTCTCCCGCTCAGTTTCCCAATTACGTCATCGTCATGCAGCCCAGCTACCTGCAAGGCTTTGCCAAGACGCTGAACGATACCGACCTGGCCACCTGGAAGTCGTACTTCACCTGGCAACTGCTGCGCGACGCGTCGCCATACCTGTCGAAGCCGTTCGCGGACGCGCACTTCGCCTTCTACGGCACGGTGCTGACGGGCGTGACGGAACAGCCGCCGCGCTGGAAGCGGGGCGTGGGCGTGGTCGAGGGCGCGATCGGCGAAGGGCTGGGCAAGCTGTACGTGGCGCAGTACTTCCCGCCGGAGCGCAAGGAAAGGATGGAAAAGCTCGTCGCAAACCTGCTGGTGGCATACCGGCAGAGCATCGACACGCTGGACTGGATGGGCCCGGAGACCAAGAAAGAAGCGCAAGCCAAGCTGGCCAAGTTCACCCCGAAGATCGGTTACCCGGACAAGTGGCGCGACTACGCGAAATTCAAGACCGTGAAGGGCGACCTGGTGGGCAACCTGCGCCGCGCCGCCGAATTCGACTACGACCGCAATATCGCCAAGCTGGGCCAGCCGATCGACCGCACCGAATGGGGCATGACGCCGCAGACGGTGAACGCCTACTACCGCTCCACGACGAACGAGATCGTGTTCCCGGCCGCGATCCTGCAACCGCCGTTCTTCGATGCGAAGGCCGACGACGCGGTGAACTACGGCGCAATCGGCGCCGTGATCGGCCACGAGATCAGCCACGGCTTCGACGATTCGGGCAGCCAGTCCGACGGCGACGGCAACCTGCGCAACTGGTGGACCGACCAGGACCGCGCCAACTTCAAGGCCAAGACCGACCGGCTGGTGGCGCAGTACGATGGCTACAGCCCGCTGCCCGGCTACAACGTGAACGGCAAGCTGACCCTGGGCGAGAATATCGCCGACAACTCGGGCCTGGCGATCGCCTACAAGGCCTACAAGCTGTCGCTGAACGGCCAGAGCGCGCCGGTGATCGACGGCCTGACCGGCGAGCAGCGCTTCTACATGGGCTTCGGCCAGGTCTGGCGTTCGAAGATGCGCGAGGCGCAGCAGATCGTGCAGGTGAAGACCGACCCGCATTCGCCGGGCCGCTTCCGGGCCAACGGCACCGTGGTCAACCAGCCTGGCTTCTACGAGGCGTTCGGCGTGAAGGAAGGCGACAAGCTGTATCTGAAGCCGGAAGAGCGTGTGATCATCTGGTAACGAGCATCTGGTAATGAGCATCCGGTAAGTCCACGCTGTACTCCGCAAAAAGACCACATGCCCGTGGTCTTTTTGCATTCATGGCAAACCGGTATGGTATTGTCGATCGACCGGCATCCGTCCGGACAATACATCGTCTTCTACAAGAGGGAAATACCTTGAAACGACACCTGTTAAGTGCATTGACGCTGAGCCTCCTGGCCGGCGTGTGCGGCTTCGCAAACGCGGCCGACCAGGCCCCGGCCGGCAAGGCGGCATCGGGCATCGCCATCGAATACATCGACCCATCCGTGCGCGCCCAGGACGATTTCTTCGTCCATACCAACGGCAAGTGGCTGGCCACCACCGAGATCCCGGCCGACAAAGCGAGCTGGGGCTCGTTCCACAAGCTGCACGAGGATACCCAGCCGCAGCTGCGCAAGATCATCGAGGATGCCGCGGCCGGCGCCAAGGATGCCGACCAGCAGCGCATCGGCGACTTTTACGCCAGCTTCATGGATGAAGCCCGCGTCGAGCAACTGGGCGCCACGCCGATCAAGGGCGAGTTGAGCAAGATTGCCGCCATTGCAGACAAGAAGGCGCTGCCGCAACTGTTCGCGCACTTCAACCGCTTCGGCGTAACGGCGCCGATCAACCTGACGATCCACCAGGACAACAAGGATTCGACCAAGTACGTGGTCGACTTCTTCCAGGATGGCCTGGGTTTGCCCGACCGCGATTATTACCTGAAGAAGGACGATGCCAAGCTGGCCGATGCGCTGGCCAAGTACGAAGTCCACGTGGCGAAGATGCTGACCCTGGCCGGCGATGCGAATGCCGCCGCCAATGCCAAGGCCATCGTGGCCTTCGAGACCGAGATCGCCAATATCCAGTGGAGCAAGGTGGAATTGCGCGACCCGGTGAAGGCGTACAACAAGTACGACATCGCCAAGGTCGGCGAACTGATGCCGGGCTTCGACTGGCAGGCCTACCTGGCAGCGACCGGCGTGCAGGGCAAGGTTTCGTATGTGATCGTCAGCCAGCCGACCTACCTGCAGGCGCTGGACAAGGTGCTGGCGAACACCCCGCTGGAGACGGTCAAAGCGTATGCGCAGTGGCAGCTCGTGCATGACGCGGCGCCCTACCTGTCGAAGGCCTTCGTCGACGAGAACTTCGCCTTCTACGGCACCACGCTGTCCGGCGCGACCGAGAACCGGCCGCGCTGGAAGCGCGCCGTGAGTTCCACCGAAGCCGCGTTGGGCGAGGCGATCGGCAAGGTCTACGTGCAGCAGCATTTCCCGGCCGAATACAAGGCACGCATGGAAGTGCTGGTGAAGAACCTCCTGACGGCGTTCAAGCAGAGCATCAATACGCTGGACTGGATGACGCCGGCGACCAAGAAGGAAGCGCAGGCCAAGCTGGCCAAGTTCACGACCAAGATCGGCTACCCGAACAAGTGGCGCGATTACTCCGCGCTGACGGTGAAGCGCGACGACCTGCTGGGTAACGTGATGCGCGGGAACGAGTTCAACTACAACAAGGAGTTGAACAAGCTGGGCAAGCCGATCGACCGCGACGAGTGGCTGATGACGCCGCAGACGGTGAACGCCTACTACAACCCGGAAATGAACGAGATCGTGTTCCCGGCCTCGATACTGCAGCCGCCGTTCTTCGATCCGAAAGCCGACGATGCCGTGAACTACGGCGCGATCGGCGGCGTGATCGGCCACGAGATCAGCCACGGCTTCGACGACCAGGGCGCCCAGTACGATGGCGACGGCAACCTGCGCGACTGGTGGAGCCCGGCCGACCACAAGAACTTCAAGGCCAAGACGAGCCAGCTGGTGGCGCAATACGGCGCCTACAGCCCGCTGCCCGGCTATAACGTGAACGGCGAGCTGACGCTCGGCGAGAACATCGGCGACAACTCCGGCCTGGCCGTGGCCTACAAGGCCTACAAGCTGTCGCTGAAGGGCAAGAAGGCACCGGTGATCGACGGCCTGACGGGCGACCAGCGCTTCTACATGGGCTGGGCGCAGGTGTGGCGCATGAAGATGCGCGAACCGGCGCAGATCGTGCAGATCAAGACCGACCCGCACGCCCCGGGCCAGTTCCGCGCCAACGGCACCATGCGCAACCAGCCGGGCTTCTACGAGGCCTTCAAGGTGAAGCAGGGCGACAAGATGTACCTGCCGCCGAAGGAGCGCGTGATCATCTGGTAAGGTGGTCGCATGAACGAAAAGGCCGCCCGGTTGGGCGGCCTTTTCGTTTGGTGCTGCGTGCGCGTCGCCGATCAACCCTTCGGCGGTTGCGCCGCTTCTGCGGCGGCCGGCGCATCGGCTGCGGGTGCGGCGCCTGCCGGTGCCGCGGCTGCCGCCGGTGCTTCCGGTTCCTTGAACTTGGCGCCGGACTGGTTGGCCATGTACACGACGGCGCGTGCGACTTCCACATCGTCGAGCTCGGGATTGCCGCCCTTGGCCGGCATGGCCCGCAAGCCTTCGATGGCGTGCTTCACGACCGTGTCGTAGCCCTGCGCGATGCGCGCGGCCCACTGGCCGGCATCGCCCGTCTTCGGCGCACCGGCGATCCCGGCGCCATGGCAGGCCTGGCAAGTGGACGTGTACACGGCCTCGGCGGTCTGCAGCACCTTCGGCGCGTTGGCATCCTTGAAGGTAAAGCCTTCGTCGGCGACCGGCTTCAGGCGGGCGGCGATGGCTTCCGGCGACATGGCGTCGGAACCGGCGCCGGCGAGTTTTTGCTGAGTGACGAACTGGACCAGCAGGATGATGCCGAAAATGGTGACGACGAAGAATGCGATGACCGCTGCAGCGAGTTGCTTCGGGGTCCGGATGAAGGATTGATGCTCGTGGTGTGCGTCGCTCATGATTTCCTTAGTACAAGAGGCTGGTGGGCCAGCGTTAATGTTGTCAACATCAGGGTACTTGGGTATGGCAGACTTCTCGCCGAGAAACTGGCCGATTATAGTCCTTAAATGATGGGTCGGGAAACAAACCCGGCCGTGCGGGAACATGCGGCGCATTCGGCCATTCCGGGAAAGCGGCTCGATCCCCGAGAGCAAAATACTTGTGCTTTCGGATAGACGCCGGGCGCGAAAGCCGGTATCCTTCGGTTCTCCGTGCGGCTGTAGCTCAGTGGATAGAGTATTGGCCTCCGAAGCCAAGGGTCGCTGGTTCGATCCCAGCCAGCCGCACCACCTGCATTGCTTGTCCCCCCGCAGTTCTTCAACTGCTCATCGACTGCTCATCGACTGCTCATCGACTGCTCATCGACTGCTCATCGACTGCTCATCGACCGTTCCCCTATTGGCCGTCAGTATGTCCATCGGCGGTGACCAGCTATACATCACAAGGCGACGTCCTTGGATCTGTCGCCGGATTTCCGCACTTTCTTCCGCACGCGCCGGACCCCGAGCGTGGGTATGCTGCTTTTTGCGGCTTGCTTAGTCCAGATCACTTCCTCTCAATTCAGGCCTTGGTCGCTCTGTCGGAAAACTTTACAGTCAATTTGCGCCAAGACAAGCCTTGGCTGTAAGTGGTTGATTTTCTTCACTATCAGAAACTGGCACGGTCCATGCTTATTATCGTCCAGGCAAGACCAACCGCTTATTTCCAGGAGATATCATGAAGATTAAAACGCTGCTCGCCGCAGTCGCCCTGACCGTCGCCGGCGTCACCCCAGCCTTCGCAGGCGTGGCGGGCATGGCCGACCTGTCCATTTCCCAGTTGCTGGTGGTTGATCCGGTGACCGGCAACCCAAGCCCGATCGCGCCCTCGATCCAGATCACGAGTGACTCGCGGACCGGTACCGCCGATTCGAACTACAACGGTGTCGTCGGCACCGGTGCCGGTGCGGGCAGTATCACGGACATCCGTACCGATGGTACCCCTGCTGCGGTGGACGTTGCCTATCGTTGCGCCGGCCCGTCGTGCGGGAACATCAATACCATCTATCCGGGCGGCGCCGAGAACAATGCCGGGACCAACTTCCTGACGAACCAGGGCAACTACGCGCTGGGCGACATGAACATCCAGGGCAATGCACTGGTGGGCGGCGCGAGCGGCTTGACCCGCGGCGATACGTCGGCGGACTTTGCCGATGCCATCGGCGGCGCGAACGCGACGATTTTGAACGGCGTGTCGGTCGTGACCAACTTCACCGCCGGCGCGACGGCCAGCCTGGCCTTTGCACTGGACTACGACGCCTTCGTGCGCGTGTTCGTCGACCCGCTGCTGCCGGCGGGCTACGATACCCTGGCCTCGGCCGGCATCACCTTCAGCCTGACCCTGCGCAACACGACCACCGGCACGACCTTGCTGCAATGGACGCCGGACGAACTGAACCGCGGTCTGCTGGCCGAAAACGCCTCCCAGAACGCCGTCCACGACTTCGAAGGTACGATCACCTCCGACGCGTTCACCGTTATCGGTGGCAATACCTACAGCCTGGTCATCTCGCAGGCATCCAACTCGGCCATCCAGCTGAACGCCGTGCCGGAACCGGAATCGCTGCTGCTGGTCGGCCTGGGCCTGCTGGCCATGGGTGTGACCGTCCGCCGCAAACGTCTGCAATAATTACCGGGGCTTTCCCTCGACAAGCCCGGGCATGCCCGGGCTTTTTCCTTTGTACGTGCCATGCCAAGACAGACCGCCGATACAACAAATGTGACCGGGCTGGCCCAAGCGGGCGGACGGGTGTTGCGACCGCGCACCACCGCGCAGGTGCAACGCATCGTGCGGCTCGCCAACCGCGCCGGCTGGACGATCAACCCGGTCTCGACGGGGCTCAACTTCGGCTACGGCGGGGCGTCGCCCGCCCGGGCGACCGATATCCAGCTCGACCTGGGCAGGATGACGTCGATCCGCAATGCCGCCGAGATTTCGCGCAGCCATCCGGTCGCCGTGATCGAGCCGGGCGTGACCCAGCAGGCCCTGCATGCGTGGCTGCAGCGTCACCACCCGGACCTGTCCTTCAACGTTACGGGCTCGGCCAGGGAAACCAGCATCATCGGCAATGCGCTGGACCGTGGCGTCGGCTATTTCGGCCCGCGCAAGGAAGACTTGTTCGGCTTGGAGGTCGTCACCGGCAGCGGCGAACTGATACAGACCGGTTTTCGCCGGCTCGGCGAAGCGTCGCCACTGGCGCACAGCCATCCTTATGGCCTGGGCCCCATCCTCGATGGTCTGTTTTTCCAGGGAAACTGCGGCATCGTGACGAGCGCCTGCTTCCGCCTGGTGCCCAAGCGGCCCAAGGCCGTGGCCGTCTCGCTGGGATTGCGCGATGGCGCGCAGCTGGGCCAGTTCATCGACCGGCTCGCCGAGCTGAAGCGGGAAGGGGTGATGGAGTCGGTCACGCACATCGCCAATCGCCAGCGCAGCTATGCATCGCTGATGTACGGCATTTCCACCTATCTCGAAGAACAATGCGGGCGCACGCCCGAGGCGGCCGCGGAGGAAGCAAGGCAAGCCCTGGCGCTGATCGCGAAAGGCGAATGGACGAGCCTGGGTGCCATCACCGGC contains:
- a CDS encoding M13-type metalloendopeptidase, translating into MKRHLLSALTLSLLAGVCGFANAADQAPAGKAASGIAIEYIDPSVRAQDDFFVHTNGKWLATTEIPADKASWGSFHKLHEDTQPQLRKIIEDAAAGAKDADQQRIGDFYASFMDEARVEQLGATPIKGELSKIAAIADKKALPQLFAHFNRFGVTAPINLTIHQDNKDSTKYVVDFFQDGLGLPDRDYYLKKDDAKLADALAKYEVHVAKMLTLAGDANAAANAKAIVAFETEIANIQWSKVELRDPVKAYNKYDIAKVGELMPGFDWQAYLAATGVQGKVSYVIVSQPTYLQALDKVLANTPLETVKAYAQWQLVHDAAPYLSKAFVDENFAFYGTTLSGATENRPRWKRAVSSTEAALGEAIGKVYVQQHFPAEYKARMEVLVKNLLTAFKQSINTLDWMTPATKKEAQAKLAKFTTKIGYPNKWRDYSALTVKRDDLLGNVMRGNEFNYNKELNKLGKPIDRDEWLMTPQTVNAYYNPEMNEIVFPASILQPPFFDPKADDAVNYGAIGGVIGHEISHGFDDQGAQYDGDGNLRDWWSPADHKNFKAKTSQLVAQYGAYSPLPGYNVNGELTLGENIGDNSGLAVAYKAYKLSLKGKKAPVIDGLTGDQRFYMGWAQVWRMKMREPAQIVQIKTDPHAPGQFRANGTMRNQPGFYEAFKVKQGDKMYLPPKERVIIW
- a CDS encoding c-type cytochrome; its protein translation is MSDAHHEHQSFIRTPKQLAAAVIAFFVVTIFGIILLVQFVTQQKLAGAGSDAMSPEAIAARLKPVADEGFTFKDANAPKVLQTAEAVYTSTCQACHGAGIAGAPKTGDAGQWAARIAQGYDTVVKHAIEGLRAMPAKGGNPELDDVEVARAVVYMANQSGAKFKEPEAPAAAAAPAGAAPAADAPAAAEAAQPPKG
- a CDS encoding EDSAP-1 family PEP-CTERM protein, which produces MKIKTLLAAVALTVAGVTPAFAGVAGMADLSISQLLVVDPVTGNPSPIAPSIQITSDSRTGTADSNYNGVVGTGAGAGSITDIRTDGTPAAVDVAYRCAGPSCGNINTIYPGGAENNAGTNFLTNQGNYALGDMNIQGNALVGGASGLTRGDTSADFADAIGGANATILNGVSVVTNFTAGATASLAFALDYDAFVRVFVDPLLPAGYDTLASAGITFSLTLRNTTTGTTLLQWTPDELNRGLLAENASQNAVHDFEGTITSDAFTVIGGNTYSLVISQASNSAIQLNAVPEPESLLLVGLGLLAMGVTVRRKRLQ
- a CDS encoding FAD-binding oxidoreductase, which produces MRPRTTAQVQRIVRLANRAGWTINPVSTGLNFGYGGASPARATDIQLDLGRMTSIRNAAEISRSHPVAVIEPGVTQQALHAWLQRHHPDLSFNVTGSARETSIIGNALDRGVGYFGPRKEDLFGLEVVTGSGELIQTGFRRLGEASPLAHSHPYGLGPILDGLFFQGNCGIVTSACFRLVPKRPKAVAVSLGLRDGAQLGQFIDRLAELKREGVMESVTHIANRQRSYASLMYGISTYLEEQCGRTPEAAAEEARQALALIAKGEWTSLGAITGSEAQVRANLAEVRARVGAIATVRVLTEEKLAGGYRVMHALRFLRGARANAAAIAAIRPLHVLALGQPTDAAIDNLLWRFGHSDLPATQLDRTNCGLIFINPALPMDGGLVARIVRELEDVARPFELYMTINIETATSLVAVINLLFDRSNPAEAAAARAKADALHAHLRANRLEVYRARADMMKDVVDPADPYWQVVGAIKRALDPNGVIAPGRYSP